TAACGGACGCGGTCTCCGGCCTTGGCACCATCGGTCGCAGTGACAAGCTTCCTGATCGGGCACTCGGGTTCCTGCTGCTCTGCAAGCGGCGGGTGTGACGTCGGGTATGCGGATCCGGGGGCGCGGTGCCCGAGGATTAAGACAACATCCTCATCCGTGACATCACGGACCTTCTCCAACTGAACACCTGGATTCATTTGTCTGCGCCGGTTCTCGGCGACAATTGAGGTTCCAGGTCCATACTGTGGTTTGTATGCCATATTCATTTCACCTCATTTTGATTTCATCACATTCATTACTGCGGAAATGACGTCTGCCAGTTTATCCCTCGGCGGTGTCTGTCCGCGGGTGACCCCGCTGACAATCGCCAGGACCGTCCCCTTTGTTTTCACCTGATCCGGGGGCGGCATTACATAGGCGGTCTTCACACCTTCTTTTGCGAGATCCTCGTAATCGATGGGCGCCTGTGACACGACGACCGCGCCAACGTCGCAATGCGCAAGGATGAACCTGACCTTTGCCACCACGTGGGAACGCACGTTCCCGTGGTGGAGGATGGCCACCTTGTGCTGTTCGATCTGCTCGATTTCCTTCTCGGTCAGCCCGAAATAGGCACCGAG
This genomic interval from Methanoculleus sp. SDB contains the following:
- a CDS encoding methyl-coenzyme M reductase I operon protein C, coding for MPIGRVTQVVDCRESMGMGKGGGLAQRGTISECRYPDVIVVGMSPGRRHVTKPVCDITSGLRREGVEFSVSTLVLDAGSGVPPDAPNIAGSVLGAYFGLTEKEIEQIEQHKVAILHHGNVRSHVVAKVRFILAHCDVGAVVVSQAPIDYEDLAKEGVKTAYVMPPPDQVKTKGTVLAIVSGVTRGQTPPRDKLADVISAVMNVMKSK